A single window of Desulfovibrio desulfuricans DNA harbors:
- the grpE gene encoding nucleotide exchange factor GrpE translates to MQRHKMNHSFGQQGSQQGGQADNRAECQPERPEDGFLEEDGILFGQNAGKNPAADSVQESDTAPADKAASGESLEERCKAELTEMRLRNAAEMDNFKKRLTREHEEQMRYAAEKVLGDLLPTLDNLDLALRYGSKSEACKDMLQGVAMTHKLLLDAVEKHGLKPLGEEGEEFDPNVHEAVGFEDRPDFAPNSVARVLQRGFKLGDRLLRPAKVMVKQ, encoded by the coding sequence ATGCAGCGTCATAAAATGAACCACTCATTCGGACAGCAGGGCAGTCAGCAGGGCGGCCAGGCGGATAACCGGGCAGAATGCCAGCCCGAAAGACCGGAAGATGGTTTTCTTGAAGAAGACGGTATTCTGTTCGGTCAAAATGCGGGCAAAAACCCCGCTGCCGATTCCGTGCAGGAGTCTGATACTGCCCCGGCAGACAAGGCGGCCTCAGGCGAAAGCCTTGAAGAACGTTGCAAGGCGGAGCTGACAGAAATGCGCCTGCGCAATGCCGCAGAAATGGACAACTTCAAGAAGCGCCTCACGCGCGAACATGAAGAGCAGATGCGCTACGCGGCTGAAAAGGTCTTGGGCGACCTGCTGCCCACGCTCGACAACCTTGATCTGGCCCTGCGTTACGGCAGCAAGAGCGAAGCCTGCAAGGACATGTTGCAGGGCGTGGCCATGACCCACAAGCTCCTGCTTGATGCGGTGGAAAAGCATGGCCTCAAGCCCCTCGGCGAGGAAGGCGAGGAATTTGATCCCAACGTGCATGAAGCCGTGGGTTTTGAAGACCGCCCCGATTTTGCCCCCAACTCTGTAGCGCGTGTGCTGCAACGGGGTTTCAAGCTGGGCGACCGTTTGCTCCGCCCCGCCAAGGTGATGGTAAAACAGTAA
- a CDS encoding HD domain-containing phosphohydrolase translates to MSWAEESADPSQVDRRNIILLVDDAPENLRILSECLRDKYTIMFAKNGTDALRLALRQPPPDLILLDVIMPGMDGYEVCKRLRSDAQTRDIPVMFITAQNEETDEAKGLSLGAQDYITKPFRSSLVRNRVANQLKYKLYRDHLNDLVLARTRQLALTQEATIHAMASLAEWRDTETGAHIKRTQNYVKALAVYISQLPEYRDELDADAISWLYLSAPLHDVGKVAIADTVLHKPGPLTDEEYEAMKEHTTLGRAVLASADKFLGENSFLRIASDIAYCHHERWDGKGYPRGIAGKDIPLSARLMSVADVYDALRSKRVYKPAMPHETAMRIIVEGRGTQFDPEVVDAFLAMQEQFRSIAAKYSDM, encoded by the coding sequence ATGAGCTGGGCAGAAGAATCCGCCGATCCATCCCAGGTAGACAGGCGCAACATCATCCTGCTTGTGGATGACGCGCCTGAAAATCTGCGCATTCTCAGTGAATGCCTGCGCGACAAATACACAATCATGTTTGCCAAAAACGGCACGGACGCCCTGCGTCTGGCCCTGCGGCAACCCCCGCCAGACCTGATCCTGCTTGACGTCATCATGCCCGGTATGGACGGTTACGAAGTCTGCAAACGTCTGCGTAGCGATGCGCAGACCCGCGACATCCCGGTTATGTTCATTACGGCGCAGAATGAAGAAACTGACGAGGCCAAGGGCCTTTCGCTGGGCGCGCAGGATTACATAACCAAGCCTTTCCGCTCCTCGCTGGTGCGCAACCGCGTAGCCAACCAGCTCAAATACAAACTCTATCGCGACCACCTGAATGATCTGGTGCTCGCCCGCACACGCCAGCTTGCCCTTACGCAGGAAGCCACAATTCACGCCATGGCAAGCCTTGCGGAATGGCGCGATACGGAAACCGGCGCGCACATCAAACGCACGCAGAACTACGTGAAGGCGCTGGCCGTCTATATTTCGCAACTGCCCGAGTACAGGGACGAACTGGACGCCGATGCCATTTCGTGGCTCTACCTTTCTGCGCCGCTGCATGATGTGGGCAAGGTCGCCATTGCAGATACCGTGCTGCACAAGCCCGGCCCCCTTACCGATGAGGAATACGAAGCCATGAAGGAACACACCACGCTGGGGCGTGCTGTGCTGGCCTCGGCTGACAAGTTTCTGGGGGAAAATTCCTTTCTGCGCATCGCCAGCGACATTGCCTACTGCCACCACGAGCGTTGGGACGGCAAGGGCTACCCACGCGGCATTGCTGGCAAGGACATTCCGCTCTCCGCCCGCCTTATGAGCGTGGCCGACGTGTATGACGCCCTGCGCAGCAAGCGCGTCTACAAACCCGCCATGCCGCACGAAACAGCCATGCGTATTATTGTGGAAGGACGCGGAACCCAGTTTGACCCAGAAGTGGTGGACGCCTTTTTAGCCATGCAGGAGCAATTCCGCAGCATCGCCGCAAAATATTCAGACATGTAG
- a CDS encoding MlaE family ABC transporter permease, translated as METSPQVTVSVQGPLLRVSVGGRWNLDEPWPLEAMAALSQVADQRIREVRLESADLGQWDSTLLVFLVQMVKAARARELPVHTELPEGLERLIKLAFAVPAKAGSERSKTDAGFVTRVGESVLALPPKIADFLNFLGEIVLSIWRLFLGRAKMRPMDLFAAMHECGVAALPIISLTSLLFGLILAFVGAVQLTQFGAQIYVAGLVGIGMLRVMGAIMVGVVMAGRVGAAYAALIGTMQVNEEVDALSTLGISPHDFLVLPRVLALMAMIPLLTLYADLMGIIGGFLVGTTMLRLNPMEYINATIQMVPFKHLIIGLVYGTVFGAIVAVAGCYQGIRCGRSAQAVGQATTTAVVQAIVGIIVATAIITVICNVLDV; from the coding sequence ATGGAAACAAGTCCGCAAGTGACCGTATCTGTTCAAGGGCCGCTGCTGCGCGTAAGCGTTGGCGGGCGCTGGAATCTGGACGAACCCTGGCCGCTGGAGGCCATGGCCGCCCTGAGCCAGGTAGCCGACCAGCGCATCCGCGAAGTACGCCTTGAAAGCGCCGACCTAGGCCAGTGGGACAGCACCCTCCTGGTTTTTCTGGTGCAAATGGTCAAGGCGGCACGCGCCCGTGAGCTGCCGGTGCATACGGAACTGCCCGAAGGCCTCGAGCGCCTCATCAAACTGGCCTTTGCGGTTCCTGCCAAGGCAGGTTCCGAACGCAGCAAAACCGATGCGGGCTTTGTGACCCGCGTGGGCGAAAGCGTGCTGGCTCTTCCGCCCAAGATCGCGGACTTTCTGAATTTTCTTGGCGAGATTGTGCTTTCCATCTGGCGGCTGTTTCTCGGCAGGGCCAAGATGCGCCCCATGGATCTGTTTGCCGCCATGCACGAATGCGGCGTGGCCGCCCTGCCCATCATTTCGCTCACCAGCCTGCTGTTTGGCCTGATTCTGGCCTTTGTGGGCGCGGTGCAGCTCACCCAGTTTGGCGCGCAGATTTACGTTGCGGGCCTTGTGGGCATTGGCATGTTGCGGGTCATGGGGGCCATTATGGTGGGCGTGGTCATGGCGGGCCGGGTGGGCGCCGCCTACGCCGCCCTTATCGGCACCATGCAGGTCAACGAAGAGGTGGACGCCCTCTCAACCCTTGGTATTTCTCCCCACGATTTTCTTGTGCTGCCGCGTGTACTGGCCCTCATGGCCATGATCCCCCTGCTGACCCTGTATGCCGACCTCATGGGCATTATCGGCGGTTTTCTGGTGGGTACCACCATGCTGCGGCTGAACCCCATGGAATACATCAACGCCACCATCCAGATGGTGCCCTTCAAGCATCTGATTATCGGCCTTGTGTACGGCACGGTTTTTGGGGCCATTGTGGCTGTGGCCGGGTGCTATCAGGGCATACGCTGCGGGCGTAGCGCCCAGGCTGTGGGCCAGGCCACCACCACAGCGGTGGTGCAGGCCATTGTGGGCATTATTGTGGCGACCGCCATTATCACCGTTATCTGCAACGTGCTGGATGTGTAG
- a CDS encoding ABC transporter ATP-binding protein produces the protein MPDAAQPPIILPNTDATSAAPSSLAPAVPDEDVRISVRDLTVAFGSFVLMRNVSFDVRVGDIFMVMGGSGCGKSTLLRVLMGLKEPQQGQICYNGENFWAGTEESRSRIMRNTGVLFQGGALWSSMTLAENVGLPLQQYTDLTDDEIREQASLKLALAGLAGFEDYYPSEISGGMRKRAGLARALALDPQILFLDEPSAGLDPVSSRLLDDLILELRDSLGTTFVIVSHELPSIFTIARNSIFLDAQSRTVTASGNPSELVKDPNTDQSAKLFLTRGGMRDRNEDAGESATAATSHAATSHKEQSR, from the coding sequence ATGCCTGACGCCGCCCAGCCCCCCATCATCCTGCCAAACACGGACGCGACCAGCGCTGCTCCGTCCAGCCTGGCCCCTGCCGTGCCGGACGAAGACGTGCGCATCAGTGTGCGCGACCTTACAGTGGCCTTCGGCTCCTTTGTGCTCATGCGCAACGTGTCGTTTGACGTGCGAGTGGGCGATATTTTCATGGTCATGGGCGGCTCCGGCTGCGGCAAAAGCACCCTGCTGCGCGTGCTCATGGGCCTTAAGGAGCCGCAGCAAGGGCAGATTTGCTATAATGGCGAAAATTTCTGGGCGGGCACGGAAGAAAGCCGCAGCCGCATCATGCGCAATACGGGCGTGCTCTTTCAGGGGGGCGCGCTGTGGAGTTCCATGACGCTTGCGGAAAATGTGGGGCTGCCCCTGCAGCAGTACACAGACCTCACCGATGATGAAATCAGGGAGCAGGCCTCGCTCAAACTGGCCCTTGCGGGTCTGGCCGGATTTGAGGATTATTACCCCTCGGAGATCAGCGGCGGCATGCGCAAACGCGCGGGGCTTGCGCGAGCGCTGGCGCTTGATCCGCAGATTCTCTTTCTGGACGAGCCTTCCGCAGGGCTTGACCCTGTCAGCTCCCGGCTGCTGGACGACCTGATACTGGAGCTGCGCGACAGTCTTGGTACCACGTTTGTTATTGTTTCTCACGAGTTGCCGAGTATTTTCACCATAGCCAGAAACAGCATCTTTCTGGATGCGCAAAGCAGAACGGTCACTGCCAGCGGCAATCCCAGCGAGTTGGTGAAAGACCCCAATACAGACCAAAGCGCAAAGCTCTTTCTGACCAGAGGCGGCATGCGCGACCGGAATGAAGACGCAGGCGAAAGCGCTACGGCGGCAACTTCGCACGCTGCAACTTCGCACAAGGAACAATCCCGATGA
- a CDS encoding carboxymuconolactone decarboxylase family protein, with translation MQTDRYAAGLAMLEQVDGRGGEEVLESVRAICPDFAQYLVEFPFGDIYSRPGLDLKKREIAVVAALTAMGNAAPQLRVHIAAALHVGCTRKEILEVIMQMAVYAGFPAALNGLFAARDVFDGQDGQKV, from the coding sequence ATGCAGACTGATCGTTATGCCGCAGGGCTTGCCATGCTGGAACAGGTTGACGGACGCGGCGGGGAAGAAGTGCTGGAAAGCGTGCGGGCCATTTGCCCCGATTTTGCGCAATACCTTGTGGAATTTCCGTTCGGGGATATTTATTCAAGGCCAGGCCTGGATTTGAAAAAGCGGGAGATCGCCGTTGTGGCGGCCCTGACAGCAATGGGCAACGCGGCCCCGCAACTGCGCGTGCATATTGCGGCTGCCCTGCATGTGGGCTGCACTCGCAAGGAAATACTGGAGGTCATTATGCAGATGGCCGTGTACGCGGGTTTTCCCGCCGCGTTGAACGGCCTGTTTGCCGCCAGGGATGTTTTTGACGGGCAGGATGGGCAGAAAGTGTAG
- a CDS encoding MlaD family protein, translating into MNSQSYKTTVGAFVLGGLALLVLGIMLLGGGRLFSNDLEYVMYFDGSVSGLSTGAPVVFRGVPMGSVTRINLVANARDSNVTIPVYIRIDERSFVRASGAAAPSESFQQEIIRRMVQRGLRGRLQLQSLITGQYRVELDFYPSTAANFRSATPDMEIPTIPSPIDTLQSTLSQMPLEQMVNSFSAVLQNLALGLSDDKLGKALTAFTNTFQEAHGILHEGAIRTNTEQVLKSLSTASVSVEKELPATLVSFREAMQSMAVAADQLRVVTASAQGILGRDSPTMNDLRRLLKESTDTMRSMRALAEMLERNPEALLRGKQGTR; encoded by the coding sequence ATGAACTCGCAGTCATACAAAACAACTGTCGGCGCTTTTGTGCTGGGGGGCCTGGCCCTGCTGGTGCTGGGCATCATGCTGCTCGGCGGTGGCCGCCTTTTCAGCAATGATCTTGAATATGTGATGTACTTTGATGGCTCGGTCAGCGGGCTTTCCACGGGCGCGCCGGTTGTGTTCAGGGGCGTGCCCATGGGCAGCGTCACGCGCATCAACCTGGTTGCCAACGCGCGTGATTCCAACGTGACCATCCCCGTCTATATCCGCATTGATGAACGCAGCTTCGTGCGCGCCAGCGGCGCCGCCGCGCCCTCCGAGTCATTCCAGCAGGAAATCATACGCCGCATGGTGCAGCGCGGCCTGCGAGGACGGCTGCAACTGCAAAGCCTCATCACCGGGCAATACCGCGTGGAGCTTGATTTTTATCCTTCCACGGCGGCCAACTTCCGCTCCGCTACGCCGGATATGGAAATCCCCACCATTCCCTCGCCCATTGATACGCTGCAAAGCACACTCTCGCAGATGCCGCTGGAGCAGATGGTAAATTCCTTCAGCGCCGTGCTGCAAAACCTTGCCCTCGGCCTCAGCGACGACAAGCTGGGCAAGGCGCTTACGGCGTTCACCAACACCTTTCAGGAAGCCCACGGCATTCTGCACGAGGGTGCCATACGCACCAATACGGAACAGGTTCTCAAAAGCCTGAGCACGGCCAGCGTCTCTGTTGAAAAAGAACTGCCAGCCACGCTGGTTTCCTTCCGCGAAGCCATGCAGAGCATGGCTGTTGCGGCAGATCAATTACGTGTGGTCACAGCTTCGGCTCAGGGTATTCTGGGGCGCGATTCGCCCACCATGAACGACCTGCGCCGCCTTCTCAAAGAGAGCACAGATACCATGCGCTCCATGCGCGCCCTGGCCGAGATGCTTGAACGTAATCCCGAAGCTCTGCTGCGGGGCAAGCAAGGAACACGCTGA
- a CDS encoding PqiC family protein: MQRKILFLSLVLLTLLSGCARSTPTRYYLLESALEPVKADTLPSKNLRVAQVTVPDYLDRNSIVSRVNGETELVVSQFHAWAEPVGHGVRRVVQEVLTPPLLAVGLNVLAPGDDTRADYVLLVDLQRLDGNFDSKAVLEARWTLKNRHDDVIARGIYADAEPVAGKTYDVLTAAESRMVRRMGEHLAARLPVLTRGKS; encoded by the coding sequence ATGCAACGCAAAATCCTTTTTCTTTCACTGGTGCTGCTCACACTTTTGAGCGGCTGCGCGCGCAGCACCCCCACGCGCTATTATCTGCTTGAAAGCGCCCTTGAGCCGGTCAAGGCCGACACGCTGCCCAGCAAAAACCTGCGCGTGGCGCAGGTCACCGTGCCGGATTACCTTGACCGCAACAGCATTGTCAGCCGTGTGAACGGCGAAACAGAGCTTGTGGTTTCGCAATTCCACGCCTGGGCGGAGCCCGTGGGGCATGGCGTGCGCCGCGTTGTGCAGGAAGTGCTGACCCCGCCCTTGCTGGCTGTGGGGCTGAACGTGCTTGCGCCGGGCGACGACACCCGCGCCGACTATGTGCTGCTTGTGGATTTGCAGAGGCTGGACGGCAATTTCGACTCCAAGGCCGTGCTTGAAGCGCGCTGGACACTCAAAAACCGCCACGACGACGTAATCGCCCGAGGCATTTATGCCGATGCTGAACCGGTGGCGGGCAAAACCTATGATGTGCTCACAGCGGCAGAAAGCCGCATGGTGCGCCGCATGGGCGAACATCTAGCCGCCCGCCTGCCCGTACTCACACGGGGCAAGTCATGA
- the hisD gene encoding histidinol dehydrogenase, with translation MTCRILTLQHEQEWPALAQWLQGRHNPGNGVESAVTDIINAVRQRGDDALVEYTRNFDCPDFAPPLRVSEQEIAKAAASVTIESREIIGEAAANIRSFHEAQVEKSWFLTRQDGSILGQQVTSVDAGGLYVPGGQGGNTPLVSSLLMSAIPAQVAGVPRLAVFTPPRKDGTVNPHILAAAHLLDIDEVYRVGGAWSIAAMAYGTQTIQPVDVIAGPGNIFVTTAKRMVQGIVGIDMIAGPSEVLVLADSSANPAWLAADMLSQAEHDALASAICITDDARLADTLQQELKKQCAALPRATTAARALEDWSAIVVTPNLSVAVAVANMVAPEHLELCTRDPWAVLPFIRHAGAVFMGQHSPEPVGDYFAGPNHVLPTLGTARFSSALSVQTFCKKTSIVAASSTFLQQNMQSIAALARLEGLEAHARSVEARGKK, from the coding sequence ATGACATGCCGAATTTTGACGCTGCAACATGAACAGGAATGGCCCGCGCTGGCCCAGTGGCTGCAAGGGCGGCACAATCCCGGCAACGGGGTGGAAAGCGCCGTAACCGACATTATCAACGCTGTGCGGCAAAGGGGCGACGATGCCCTTGTGGAGTACACGCGCAATTTTGACTGCCCTGATTTTGCCCCGCCCCTGCGCGTGAGCGAGCAGGAAATCGCCAAGGCGGCAGCCTCAGTCACCATTGAAAGCCGCGAAATCATCGGCGAGGCTGCGGCCAACATACGCTCTTTCCATGAAGCTCAGGTTGAGAAATCGTGGTTTCTCACCCGCCAGGACGGCAGCATTCTCGGCCAGCAGGTTACATCTGTTGACGCTGGCGGCCTGTATGTTCCCGGCGGTCAGGGTGGCAATACGCCCCTTGTTTCCAGCCTGCTCATGAGCGCCATACCCGCCCAGGTGGCCGGCGTGCCGCGCCTGGCGGTATTTACGCCGCCCCGCAAGGACGGCACGGTTAATCCGCATATTCTTGCCGCAGCGCATCTTCTTGATATTGATGAAGTTTACCGCGTTGGCGGGGCATGGTCCATTGCGGCCATGGCCTACGGCACGCAAACCATTCAGCCTGTGGATGTTATTGCCGGGCCGGGCAATATTTTTGTCACCACTGCCAAGCGCATGGTGCAGGGCATTGTGGGCATTGATATGATCGCCGGGCCGAGCGAAGTGCTCGTGCTGGCCGATTCTTCCGCCAACCCCGCATGGCTCGCTGCGGATATGCTTTCGCAGGCGGAGCACGATGCTCTGGCCTCGGCTATCTGCATCACTGACGATGCCCGTCTGGCCGATACCCTCCAGCAGGAGCTGAAAAAGCAGTGCGCCGCCCTGCCCAGAGCCACCACCGCCGCTCGCGCGCTGGAAGACTGGAGCGCCATTGTGGTTACGCCCAATCTTTCCGTAGCTGTGGCGGTTGCCAACATGGTGGCCCCGGAGCACCTTGAACTGTGCACCCGCGACCCCTGGGCCGTATTGCCCTTTATCCGCCATGCCGGGGCCGTATTCATGGGCCAGCACAGCCCCGAACCTGTGGGCGACTATTTTGCCGGGCCCAACCATGTGCTGCCTACACTGGGAACGGCGCGTTTTTCATCGGCTCTTTCGGTGCAGACCTTCTGCAAAAAGACCAGCATCGTAGCCGCTTCTTCAACCTTTTTACAGCAGAACATGCAGTCCATAGCCGCCCTTGCCCGGCTGGAAGGCCTGGAAGCCCACGCCCGCTCCGTTGAAGCGCGCGGGAAGAAATAG
- a CDS encoding LysR family transcriptional regulator, whose protein sequence is MANDLFDIPDWRLLRYFSVVAEEGSLRRAADRLYMTQPPLSRHMRHLEEMLGLTLFERHSRGLTLTEAGLEVLRIARPVLEAQDAAGLRLRRLGHGRNGSEAPLSIGLTTAFEQGIFAGFIKRLDTLNGSPVRYVRQSSPQLARGVRRGRMNAALVALPLDAAGVHVSPLPYAEPLLAALPAAWVASLPHAGNGAVKLQDLNGRPLFWFRRENNPAYFDHMRGIFTHVGFAPVYLEEPEEHDVLLARIAQGDGMGMLPRSFSAIGRRDVVFCPLAEGELLELRLGLALQVGGDYNTDGSAHEGDEPETTSQLRQIIAEAAHFLGTA, encoded by the coding sequence ATGGCTAACGATCTTTTTGACATCCCCGACTGGCGGCTGCTGCGCTATTTTTCTGTAGTTGCAGAAGAAGGCAGCCTGCGGCGCGCCGCTGACAGGCTGTATATGACCCAGCCGCCCCTGAGCCGCCATATGCGGCATCTGGAAGAAATGCTGGGCCTCACGCTGTTTGAGCGCCACAGCCGAGGGCTCACACTCACGGAGGCAGGGCTGGAAGTGCTACGCATTGCCCGCCCGGTACTGGAAGCACAGGACGCCGCAGGACTGCGCTTGCGGAGGCTCGGACATGGCAGGAATGGATCGGAAGCGCCCTTGTCCATTGGCCTGACAACAGCCTTTGAACAGGGCATTTTTGCGGGCTTTATAAAAAGACTTGATACTCTCAACGGCAGCCCGGTGCGGTATGTGCGCCAGTCATCCCCCCAACTTGCGCGGGGAGTTCGCCGGGGCAGGATGAACGCGGCGCTGGTGGCTCTGCCGCTTGATGCTGCGGGCGTGCATGTTAGCCCGCTGCCGTATGCAGAACCGCTGCTGGCAGCTTTGCCCGCGGCATGGGTTGCAAGCCTGCCCCATGCAGGCAACGGCGCAGTAAAACTGCAAGACCTGAACGGCAGACCTCTTTTCTGGTTTCGGCGCGAGAACAATCCCGCGTACTTTGACCACATGCGCGGCATTTTCACCCATGTGGGCTTTGCACCAGTTTATCTGGAAGAACCGGAAGAGCACGATGTGCTGCTGGCCCGCATTGCCCAAGGGGATGGCATGGGGATGCTGCCTCGTTCATTTTCCGCCATTGGGCGGAGAGATGTTGTCTTTTGCCCTCTGGCGGAGGGGGAACTGCTGGAACTACGCCTGGGCCTGGCGCTGCAAGTGGGTGGTGATTACAACACGGACGGCAGTGCTCATGAGGGGGACGAACCGGAAACGACATCACAATTGCGACAGATCATTGCCGAAGCCGCCCATTTTCTGGGCACGGCATAA
- a CDS encoding phosphoribosylaminoimidazolesuccinocarboxamide synthase: MKVVVKTEISAYPLLSRGKVRDIYDVDEKTLLIVTTDRMSAFDVIMNEPIPYKGVILNQITLFWMEKFKDIIPNHLIESDVNRFPAALAPWKDELEGRAVIVRKAKPLPVECIVRGYITGSGWKDYKATGTLCGYKLPANLRESDKLEPALFTPSTKAELGQHDENISVAQAAELLGAETAAQVERTTLAIYEAGRTYAAGRGIIVADTKFEFGFIDGKLHLIDEVLTPDSSRFWPADQYQPGQGQPSFDKQYLRDWLEKQPWNKQPPPPALPEEIIKATANRYQEAYDILTK, translated from the coding sequence ATGAAAGTCGTGGTAAAAACCGAGATCAGCGCCTATCCCCTTCTTTCTCGCGGGAAAGTGCGCGACATCTATGATGTGGACGAAAAAACACTGCTCATTGTCACCACTGACCGCATGTCGGCCTTTGACGTGATCATGAACGAACCCATCCCCTACAAGGGCGTGATTCTTAACCAGATCACCCTGTTCTGGATGGAAAAGTTCAAGGATATCATTCCCAATCACTTGATTGAAAGCGATGTGAACCGCTTCCCCGCCGCTCTGGCCCCCTGGAAGGACGAGCTTGAAGGCCGCGCCGTCATCGTGCGCAAGGCCAAGCCCCTGCCTGTGGAATGCATTGTGCGCGGCTACATCACCGGCTCCGGCTGGAAGGATTACAAGGCCACCGGCACCCTGTGCGGCTACAAGCTGCCCGCCAACCTGCGCGAATCCGACAAGCTGGAGCCTGCGCTGTTTACGCCCTCCACCAAGGCCGAACTCGGCCAGCACGATGAAAACATCAGCGTGGCCCAGGCTGCGGAACTGCTTGGCGCGGAAACCGCCGCCCAGGTTGAGCGCACCACGCTTGCCATTTACGAGGCCGGGCGCACCTATGCCGCCGGGCGCGGCATTATCGTGGCCGACACCAAGTTTGAATTCGGCTTTATTGACGGCAAGCTGCACCTCATTGATGAAGTGCTCACGCCCGATTCTTCCCGCTTCTGGCCCGCTGACCAGTATCAGCCCGGTCAGGGCCAGCCCAGCTTCGACAAGCAGTACCTGCGCGACTGGCTGGAAAAGCAGCCCTGGAACAAGCAGCCCCCGCCGCCCGCCTTGCCGGAAGAAATCATCAAGGCCACGGCGAATCGCTACCAGGAAGCTTACGACATCCTTACAAAGTAA